The genome window TTCTCCCCTCGGACCAACCTCGGAGTTAACATAATTAGCATTTAGCAATCTAAAAACCATGACACCAGAATCAGAATACAGTAAAAAAAATTGTTGTTTAACTCGAGTTTTTTGTTCATTAGATAGAAATGGAATGCTGTCGACTCTCGGCAGAAGACAACAGATTGACAGCATTTTCCATCACAGATCCTGACCATCAACCACTGCAACCAAGCACACAAATAAACAGGCAAAGGCATGGGGAGGTGCCTTGAGATTGATATCACATCATCTTAAGATGAGATATGTACTGCACATACATTCTAATCAAACCAAATAAAGATCATAGTCCATCATGGTAGCTGCAATGGCCATAATCAATGTATTATCTTTTCTGCAgaccaaaaatattatttaaaagaaaAGTCAGAGAAGAACTGGGTTGCGGGAATGAGGGTTTAAAGTATAAAATCTTGTATTTGGATGGACTACTAAAGTGGAGCCAAGATTTTGCAGGCAACTGAGATATAACAGAATTGGCACTTCACAACTTTGTGTAGGACAATAATGGCACATCCACTAAAGTTCCTTTTACATCCCCAATAAACACTTCATCAGCTGGAGTAACATGTCTTTTGGCATACCCGAGGCCGAGATGCTCCCCATCTCTTCTTCCCAGAGCGTAGCTCGTAAGCACCCCAACCTGCTCAGAAATCTCGATTAGGAATTACTTGATTGGAAATGATACACTAAATCAACTGTACCTTCTTTCCATCTAGCATGATAGAAGTCCCTGGCGCTGCTTGGCCTGATAGTTTTATCCCCCATAATCGCTGCTTCACACCGTTATAGGTGATAAGCCTAGATATGGTCTCTTGGCCTTTGTAACAACCTGAAATATTGAACATAGCTAGAAATATAAGTAAAGATCATGACATATCATAtatcttgtaaaaaaaaaaatttacttgcACGGCATGGAAACCTTTATCTAGATGAACAGCCATCGAGAGGCCTGCCTCTAGTACATTGTAGTCTTTGGTTAGCTCCTTTCCAGGGGCTGGCCTTCCTGCACGTGTAGCTGGTCTCAGCACTTGGAGCTAATCTTTGAATGACAATTAtgatatgtttttctcttttggtTATGTGGAGGAGGTTATAAAAAAATCCAGCTCCAAACACGAGGAGAAAACGATAACTGGTGTTGTCTCTCAAGAAAGATTCCAACCTAGCAAATGCAAAACACAGAAAACAGTAGCTTTGTTGCATCTTGTCCTACAACCAGGAATGCATACTTAAAGAAGCTTGGAGAATCTCTAACATCATGCCTACTTTAGGTTATAATTGGAGCATGTATATGCATACATCAGACAGTCTCGACCCAAAACTTTTGAGATGGATGAGATTGTCTGATGTTTGAAAGAAACTATATTGCAAGGACAATGCATAACTTGTGAAAAGAAGATTAAAATAATGGGTTTCTAATTTCTAATAACAAATAATAGGAGTTACACTGCATTCAAATTTCTTAAATAAGACtatttatattatcttttatgaCCTGAAAGACAAGAATATATATGCATCTCCCGAACTGTGCAGTTTATGCATGACCTTTAAGAACTCGAAGCCTCTCCCAGGCATTAGCTCCCATAGGAATGGCACCATGACTTAAAAGAGATCTCCACACAGATCTAGCAGAAGCCGGAGATAACATGAATGAAAAACCATCTCTTGACAAGATGCTTCCAATGCCAATGGTCAACGGAGCTCCATTTACCTGCAGAGAGCAAAATCGATGTCCACAAATTACATCTAATTAATGAACTTGACTAGTCAATAATATGGAGAATGTGATCTCCAAAAGTTTGCAATGTTAATCATATCTAAGAAGTATGTAAAGAGAAACATATTGCATTACTAAGAAAATACTTCATGTTCATTTGTTTTCAGCTATCCTAGTGCTTAAAGAATTTATTTGATGGCCAATTCACTCTGAATTGTGCTATGTGCTGTCAGTTTACAAATACCTATATGTTAAAGTTCTTTTATAATGTCATGTATGACTTGTAGATTTTAATGTGTGCTAATGTAGTTGTTTAGCTGGTCTACAAAGGGGTTAAAAAGCATTACAGTTCAAGGGTCAAACTTGATGAGAATTAGCTCTATATCTGATCCTTCATATAACACATGCTTTTGAGTTCTCTCTATGCCAAACTTGTTCCCAATTAATATGGACTCTTCAGATTTTGTATTATTGTATTGATCTCCTTTTCTTTTCACCTGAACTTGTGTCCTGAGTAGTCCAATTTCCTGTCTTAATTGTGAGTTCGCACAATCAATGTCAGGATTGAGAATTACTAAGGACCATATGGGATGATGAAATACCCGACTTTAAAAAACAAATGAAATAAAGATATACAACATACGAAACTACATAAAAGAACATAATGGATAATAAAGAAGATTGATTCACTAATAACTAACAATCACATATTTATTGAAAAGTAATTATTGATCATATAATCCAAAGATTTTACTGTGGTAACTATCAGATATTTTAGAAATTAGCACCCCAAGTATACGAGTCTTGCAGTATCCCGAGTGCTTTAATCACTATAAATATGAAGTATAAGGTAATTgcaccaaaataaaaataattttcattcgaagagaacccTCAAGGGATTTGAGATTGAATCTCATAATATTTTCCTTCTTTATGACAGCATTCCCATTTTATAAAGCTGGGAGATGCCTTTTTGTCCTCCACTTTTGCTTTCCATATCCTTTCCTCTCTAACACTCTAAACACAATGGGTATAGTCTAGCAAACGACACAGTAGCAGTGTCTTGTCTATCTTATGGTAATTGTCATAGTGTGGGCTCAATCCTTTAGTAGCCTCTGTAAGAGATCACAAAGTTTCTTTCGAGAACCAACTGACAGAACAGTAAGTAATATTAATTTACTGATAGAACCTACAACTACAAGCCTATTTGCCAATCTACTTCACCATAACAAAAATTAATGTTATTGGCATATAACAGCTGGTTA of Musa acuminata AAA Group cultivar baxijiao chromosome BXJ2-3, Cavendish_Baxijiao_AAA, whole genome shotgun sequence contains these proteins:
- the LOC103977560 gene encoding putative transferase At1g60990, chloroplastic isoform X2, with translation MEALRSYFGPPVGLSRPRGFSSFLSGRNYRLGGASKWSPPARLTPPPWRPLRCAPSALPLDVSPPPIDGDPELKATEGAALEHCTAETFGDDNAAIDAAFNGVAIMDLSHFGRLRGIYSMLIRLKFMTSLIRHAFLLLLDLKVMEALNLGDIVEQPYGTHRHYNVNGAPLTIGIGSILSRDGFSFMLSPASARSVWRSLLSHGAIPMGANAWERLRVLKGRPAPGKELTKDYNVLEAGLSMAVHLDKGCYKGQETISRLITYNGVKQRLWGIKLSGQAAPGTSIMLDGKKVGVLTSYALGRRDGEHLGLGYAKRHVTPADEVFIGDVKGTLVDVPLLSYTKL